A window of Garra rufa chromosome 6, GarRuf1.0, whole genome shotgun sequence genomic DNA:
ACAACTTGtgcagtataaaaaccattacacttATGGAATGTGcccataaaacatggaaacctCTATGTGTGTGCGCAAGAGACCATTTGCAATATGTCACCACAGAACAGACTGTAAAACAGAGAGGAGTCAATCAATATGAATGTGTGTACAAAAGGTCCCCCAGAGAACTTGTGTTATAAAGGTGATTACACTTTGGAAAGATATTACAGACTTTATTGATTTCGTGTCAATTTGGTTAGATAATGAAAGTGTATTTCCTGTTGTGATGGGATAACAAGGATGATCCACTAGCTCTGCTACAAGGAAGCCTATGTTTTAGAAGTTTTGAAAAAAATCCAAAAGTTCTAAGCTCTCTCTCAGTAACACTTGATTTTTGCTGTTCCACAAATTGTGTTTCGTACATGAATCCAGTTATTTTTTCATCAAAGTAATTTGATTAACCAATAAATTATGTGGGGTTCCTTGTTATTGTAAGATAAAGATGTGTAATTTAATATCCTGTCGCCTATATTCGGTTTCATTTTTGAGCTGTATGTTTAATTCCTCAGTAGAGTTGGTGGCACAATTtgatacaaacacacaaacatctaGTGTCCTGAGTCATTTTATAGTAGCCTTTATGAGGAATCTCAATTATTGGTCTCATTTTGTTTGCTTTATAAATCATTGTATTATTTCCAATATTGGAAAGCAGTTAGAACTAGTATTTCTAGCATTCTAATTGGGAAAACTGGCAAAGACAAATTGCGATATAGGTAGCAGGCTTGAGCAAGACAGATTGCAAAAGTGTTCACACCTCTGATAACCCTGTTAGAGCTGACAATAAAGGGTGAATTTTGCTTCCCAGGCattggattttatttattttatttgaaatccAACAGATGGGCTAAGACTcagaaattaaaaatgaatattagACTTTTGGGATGTCTGTGTCTGTGATCTAACGAGATTTAAAATCTAATCCTGTGGGCAGTTTCAATAAGCAGACGGCTGCAAGTGGGCTTCCTTTATTCCCAGTGCGTGGATGGATCTCATTTGTTCGAAGCCCCTTTACGCGTTGTTACTAGGTAACGAGCAAGCAGCGCTGTGTGGGATTTGAAGTCTGTAACATCGAGTCACTCGCTCCAAATCGCGAATATATGAGAAATATAAAACTACAAAACCCATGATGCACTGCGCAAGTGGAAGTTCAGGCATGTGAACGCCATATGATTCTCGTAGCGCTTCCTGAATAGTGCTGTAGATGCTCTACAAAACATTGGACACTTTCATACCCTTTGTAACGAATTGGCTTCTTgtgttttaaatgaaaatgcagtTTCTACTTTTGGTTTCTTTGTTTGTTGTCGGAGCAATGGCGGGGAAGTACTCAAAAGAAATGAATGAACAAAAGGcttctgataaaaacaacaatCAGGTGGAATTCAGGATTGCCAAACTAAACCAGGTTTGGGAAAAGGCGATACGAGTAAGTAATGTGACACatcaaatatatacaatatattgtaaatataaatacattttcttaGTGTCCTTCTTTTATGATTGTGTTCAAATCTCACTTTTAACATTATAATGTTCCTCAGTGTAACTGTACATTACCATATCTGCTTTAGATGCAGCTTGCACCGGTGCGGCTCTCAGAGCTGCACAGTGACTTGAAGATCCAGGAGAAAGATGAACTTCAGTGGAAAAAAGTGAAAGCAGAAGGGTTGGACGAGGATGGAGAAAGAGAAGCCAAGCTCAGACGCAATTTTAATAGTAGGATTTGTTTGGTAGACTACGTTTATATGGGATATGGCATTTAAAGTAGTCCTGAAAACAGTTTTCTGTCCTTTGTTTACATATCTCCTTTTGCTATTGGAAGTTGTGACGGGACATATTAAAgagaaaaaattgtttttatgatataaatataataaatatcttTCTCTGTTTGCACAGTTATTCTAGCAAAGTATGGAATGGATGGGAAAAAAGACACCCGGACATTGGACAGCAACAGACTGAAAGAACATGATGTTAAAGATGGAGATACATTTGATGACCCAAGGCTGGACAAGCTGTGGAACAAGGTAGCTGATGGGGCAAAATAACTACTATAGTATGAATGTGTAACTTATTTGCAGGTTTACAGACTTGTTCACTTATTACTAACTTTGGTTAAATGTTCTCTTTAACCTTTGATCCTCAGGCCAAGACTTCTGGAAAGTTCTCTGACGAGGAGCTCCAGACTTTGCAGAGAGAATTCCATCACCACAAAGACAGAATCAATGAGTACAACATTGTCATGGACACTGTCAGCCGAACCGAAGGTATTGttaaattgaaagatataaaaatGAATCTGGTCAACAAACTAAGTTTCTAAGTTTCAACAACACGTTTGCgattttatttacaaatgttcATGATTAcctacactgctgctcaaaagtttgggatcagtaagacttagtaatgttttttaaagaagtctcttatgctcatcaaggctgtatgtatttgatcaaaaatgcataattgcataaattataaatgatattacaatataaaataatggtttttattttatatactttaaaatataatttattcctgtgatgcaaagctgagttttcatcaGCTGTTGCTCCAGTctgaagtgtcacatgatccttcagaaatcattctaatatgttgatttattattagaattatctgttggaaacagttgtgctgccaaacattttttttgaacatttgattcttttttttttttttcaggattctttgttgaattgcaagttaaaaagaacagcatttattcaaaatataaataatttccaacaatgtaaatctatgctgtcactttttattaatttaacacatccttggtgaataaaagtattaatttctttaaaaataaaagaaagaataaaaatgttctgaccccaaaccttttaacagtagtgtatactgttacaaaacctttccattttaaacaaatgctgttctttttgaccttttattgatcaaagaatcctgaaaaaaaaaatcacatgttccaaaaacatattaagaagcacaacttttttcaacattgctaataaatcagcatattagaatgatttctaaagtatcgtgacactgaagactagagtaatgatgctgaaaatgtagctttgtatcacaggaataaattacattttaaaatatattcacatagaaaactgttattttaaattaaaataatatttcacaatattacagttttctctgtatttttgatcaaataaatgcagccttgatgagcataagaaacgtctttaaaaaccattaaaaatcatactgatcccaaacttttaacctCCTGTGAAGATTCTCACAATCTTTGTCTTCAACTTTTAATTACTTCACCTTTTATTAAGCTGATGAATAACTGTCTCTTGCACTGTTCTTTCCATCAGAGATCCATAAGAACGTAATCGCTCCTCTAGAGGGTGACATGAAGGAACAGGTTCTCCATCAGAAACATGCAGATCTGAAACAGAGGATGAGGGACCTGAACCAGGGCTTTGAACGACTGCGCAAGATCACCCATGAGGGTTACAGTGCTGACAGTGGTGGGGACCTTTGCTAAGGTCGACTCCATGTTTCATAATTAAATTGCCTCATGGCTTTCTAATGATCTCTGTCTTTCATATTTTTGCATATGGTAGAATTTAAGGAGCCTCGAGTCATAGAGCTTTGGGAGATGGCAAAAAGATCCAACCTCAGTGAAGATGAACTTGACTCTCTTAAAGTAAGCTTTGCTTATGTCATAACATGAATACCATTTGGATTATTACTGTATAGCTGAGGTTACTGCTAAATATTacatttcagtttcattttaataTGCATTACATTGGTATAAGAATTATTTGAAAACTTCTGCTCTCTTTTAGGAGGAACTTAGACACTTTGAAAcaaaggtggagaagcaccagcACTATCAGGAGCAGCTGGAACTGTCTCATCAGAAACTGAAGCATGTGGAGGCTCTGGGAGACAAAGATCACAtaataagaaacaaagaaaaatacAACAATCTTGCTGAGAAAGCACGAGAAATGGGATACAAGGTAGAGCTGCAAACAGGATTTTTTTCCAGGCGTACCATACACGTATAATTTCTTTACCATAGTcgttaaaagattagttcacatTCAGGATGAACATtttctgataattcactcacccccatgtcttctTAGATGTTCATatcgttctttcttcagtcaaaaagaaaggtttttgaggaaaacattattgGATTTCCCttcttatagtggacttcaatggggatcaacaggttaaaggtccaaattgcagtttcaatgccgctttaaagggctctacatgatcccagtcaaggaataaaagtcttatttagcgaaacgatctgtcatttttttctaaaaaaataaaatgtgtataatttaaccacaaatgctcgcctTGCACTTAACCTCACAcatgacgtaggtggaagtaccgacctagcgtttacaaagcgaacatgcaaagaaaatcaaacgccctttacaaaaaaaaggtaaggTAAGGTTTTTTGGAAGTTGCTGGTCGTTTCTCTAGATAAAACCCTtagtcctcggctgggatcatgtagagccctttgtagctgcattgaaactgcaatttggacctttcaACCCGttgaccaccattgaagtccactacatggagaaaaatcctggaatgcttttctcaaaaatttaatttctttttgactgaagaaagaaagacatgaacatcttggatgacaatggggtgagtacattatctgtaaagttttgttctggaagtgaaccactTCTTTAAGAAAGGTATGTGTCATTGGAATTTGTAATAACGCTgccacgcttttttttttttctttagatgaAGAAACACTTGCAGGATTTGACGAATAAGATTTCCCAAAATGGATTGCAACACAATGAACTCTAAATACCATTTTTGTCAGCATGACAGCACTACTGTTAGCTATGATCATTCAGAGGTCACATATgctgttttctaaaatgttatcaAACACGTTGGCACAGATGGGCCAGGCTTATAAAGGTAGGGCATATTGTACATGAATTTAACATTTGCACTGGGAAGCCAGACTGTatgataaattatttttaaatggtaCTGAGCAGTGTTGAGTTCTGCTTTTGTAATGATTTCCTGTTTTATGTGCAGTAAATGGCCACAAGCTGATTTAGCCAAAACGCTGATGTTATCCATGTAGTATAATTTTGTCTAGATTTGTTTGTGGCTCAATTATTTCTAACATTGAAATATGTGTAGAAAAGAATTAACATTCCTTCAAAACATGAGCGCACAGAATAACTTTacacatggaaaaaaaaatccaagtttTTGGTATAAACTCTCAAAGTTTCTGCATCAAAAATGTACGTTTTTTTTAATACCCGGGTCCTGAGCATCCTAAGATTTAAACCGAATAATACCCCTTCATGAACAAAAGTGCCACCCCTCACCAGgcttgatttaataaaaaaaaagttcatagATTGTGCGAAAagattgtgatttttttcatttgaaaagGCTGGAGTGCAATGGAGAAAGCCCCCCCAAAAAATCCAAGTTCAGGTACTTAAATAACTGGATTTGGCAAGGCAGACCTTGAGTTCACTATGATACtgactgaatcattaaataaccTTGTCCATCATAGTGATGGGCTTTGTATCCAGTGTTGTCCCAAGGTTCACTCGAATCACTGTTTATACAGTTCCATCTGTTAGACATTTGAGATTTGTCGTGGAAATTATAATATAAACTGTGCAGTAATTAATTTATGGCACTGTTATTACTAACTAGTTTGTGATTTTAAAATCCTCATAATCATAAAAATATGCTAATCCAGCATTGTAATGAATTCTGAATGTGATCTCTATAAATAATAGGATTGCTTTTGTAGTCCAGATTCTGCTCATTTCATGTTACACATTTCATAATAAAACAATCTACCCAAGTCTTGTGATTTCTATTTGGCAATGTCAGATGGTTGCATCAAGCATTTAAGGACGAGCAACGCTTGTCActgatgtatattttttattactaCTGCTATAGTCAATATTTATAGAAATgtcaaaaaatatttgaaaaaaaaaatgaaatatttgaaTGTGTAAATGTACAGAACAAAATTGGTCACCAATGAAAGTATATATTTACAGTCAACAGTTGTTTCATTTGGGATCTGCTTTCAGATTTATAACCTTTCTAATTCCATGTGAATTTTAAACATGGACAATAATACATTCGTACACAAAGTTGCATATAAAATACAATTCAGCAATACATTTAGCATATACTGTACAGCAGTGGTTCCCAATTTTTGAAGGCCCTCCTATACATTTCAGTTTATATCTTCGTTGTATGTGTTCTTTTCCCATTTTAAATTAGAATTTGATATTTTCATTATATTAACAATTTATTAAGTTTAACATGTTTAAAGGGATCTTTAACCCAAGAATGAAAttctgttaattactcaccctcttgtcattccaaacctgcatgacctttgttcatcttcagaatacaaatataatagatatgtttgatgaaatcagagagctttctgaccctgcatagacagcaacggaactaccacgttcaaggcccagaaaggtagtaaggacatggttaaaatagtccatgtgacatcagtggttcaaccataattttatgactTTGTTAGTCGACAtttgttcacaagagtaccacaacataTACATGTGCATTGCTAGTAAACAAGGCACAGCGCATCCAAGTTCTACGTCAGAACACCAGCTTTTGTGTCAGCAGCACACATGCGTCGTGGTACACTTGTGACTAAGTGTTAAAGACTcgcacagaagagaagaaatttttggataaagtcgttatttttagggatgcaccgaatattcggccaccgaaaattttcggccgaaaatggcccaaaagagCATTTTCGGTTTTCGTCCGAAAGAcatttatcaccgaaacaacacagccgaaacagtatgttgacgcaaacagaaaccgcggcctgcacgtgcttgtctgaagcaacacgtctgtggtgtggacgtatttcagtatatctgagaaagacccacggatagcgatttgcaaaatttgtaatgccgaaatttctagaggggtgtgtctgcagtcctgcgcgcagtgatgagagcagagacagacagatgtagctttcagtgagtgaaaaacaaatgactttacgttggtgttactgtacgtcacaatattttaaagatatgtcttttctttatactgtatttttataaatagttatgttttaaaccatggaggtgagccaatgcaTATCACACAAGCAATGTGAAAACTGCACAAtatgtgaaagtgaaagtaaaaactgacagtgctttcagcatctgacctgcattctctcagagacaatgagagacgattatacgtcatatgctgatattaatttagccccctaatatttttcttgtgctcCGAACATggtgactgcagtgttattaggaggttatgaaagtcataattatgatttcaggtggtcttaaatgtggggactgaaagacaagaattgcgatgaaacttcaaaaggctatccattgaataaatatgagcgctgcacatttcaaagtcatttgctgcactgctttgtgtaccattctgacagcgcctcctgctggaagagaaacgagtagagttgtaaatgtgaactgatggatccacaagataatgtgttataaaaatttaaacaaaggcagtaaaatatatgtatatgttatttaagtaatataatacttgattgataataattgtttaaattaatataactgatttattctttgaaactttaacattaatttatgcaattgcaatgccttgattttagtaagattagtacacagtcatagccataaatgacatgattccaattccattttcgattctgcttaacgattcgattctttatcgattcccttatcgattctcatttGGAAGATTCTCATGCTtacgttgttgctgctgctgccgctgctgggttgagaactgttagtccggagcggatcgaaaacacaacattcttttattgttattgcatgctgtgtgcgcaaatgttttagcatgttagtggtatttcctccctttgaggaaatatctacgctgcaagtattgcaagttgccctattttcgtcttttttggtgaaatacaaccagacttttgagcgtttgttcTGCTTAGGTGCCATGCTTActattgactgagcgtaagctacgcaacgtgcgtaagttacgcaatgcgcgtgatgacgtcattcgtgcccactggaatcgttaaggaaatcgtttgcaaaattcaaaggaattgaaacactgggaaccggttctcaacaagaaccggtttacgattcccatccctagtactaataattggcataattctttcggtgtttcggttttcggccttaatttcctctttttcggttttggccaagaattttcatttcggtgcatccctagttatttttgttttctatgtattctcgtaacttcataaaattaaggttgagccactgatgtcacatggactactgtaatgatgtccttactacctttctgggccttgaacatgtcaagTTGCATTGCTGTCAGACAGCgctcagattttttttcaggtttggaatgatatgagagtgagtaatgaaggacagaattttcgtttttgggtgaatgATTCCTTTAAGCCCATAGTGGGCCCAGGACCccaggttgagaaccactgatataCAGTGGAGTCTGAACGCCAGAGACTACTACCAAAAACGACTCTAATATGCATTCCtctaacaaacatttttttttttcagcaaaacAATTTGAGTAAAAAGTTGAAAGATGAAAGAAACTGACAGATGTATATGAATTAAAacatttcttaaaggggtcatcagatgcaaaattcactttcgCATGTTGTTTAAacaaatgtgtgttggcagtgtatgtacacaacccacctagtgtttttttttaaaatccctataaatcataacctttttcaaatcaagccattctcaagCCATTCACAGACCAAGGCCGTTCCCACGATAGTTGTCTTCCATTGTTTCGACACTACAGCAGGGTAGACAAGAATGTGTCCTaagcgactgaggtgttctgttttgaatgtaataataaacatagcagtcttcatttactcccgacatctgagccactgaagatgcataggattacttttgtttttgaagggaatgtgccCCCGATTTATCTTAATGTGTCTGTTcatgcaaatcatttgtgatctAGCTTTACCTACAGAAGAAGtgattataatgtttttttttatgaatctttgcaaatcgcctttcCCATTAATGTGCTAGTAAGCAAGTTTCGCGGATAAAGTTTACAGTCTCTCAGACAACTGTTATCACCCCACAGAaaagaggggtggggtgagcagagctcattagcatttaaaggagcaTGCAACGAAACAGGTTGCTCTAAGCAGAGCTATTTTTGATGAGGTAAATtgagtgttgttttacactaccgttgagaaattttaaccaaagcatgttaCAGACATTTCATTAAGACCCACAAGAAtgatatcaacttgtggaaaatgtgcaTTCGATGACTCCTttaacattttgtatgtctctttGTTGCTTTAAAAATGATAAACTTTTGG
This region includes:
- the lrpap1 gene encoding alpha-2-macroglobulin receptor-associated protein, which gives rise to MKMQFLLLVSLFVVGAMAGKYSKEMNEQKASDKNNNQVEFRIAKLNQVWEKAIRMQLAPVRLSELHSDLKIQEKDELQWKKVKAEGLDEDGEREAKLRRNFNIILAKYGMDGKKDTRTLDSNRLKEHDVKDGDTFDDPRLDKLWNKAKTSGKFSDEELQTLQREFHHHKDRINEYNIVMDTVSRTEEIHKNVIAPLEGDMKEQVLHQKHADLKQRMRDLNQGFERLRKITHEGYSADSEFKEPRVIELWEMAKRSNLSEDELDSLKEELRHFETKVEKHQHYQEQLELSHQKLKHVEALGDKDHIIRNKEKYNNLAEKAREMGYKMKKHLQDLTNKISQNGLQHNEL